The following coding sequences are from one Candidatus Nitrohelix vancouverensis window:
- the rph gene encoding ribonuclease PH — protein sequence MDRPSERGFDEIRKVKVVKNYTMHPHGSVLIQMGNTKVICAATVEEKIPPFLRGKDSGWVTAEYSMLPSATNTRSPREASRGKLTGRTQEIQRLIGRSLRTVVDLKALGERTIWLDCDVIQADGGTRCASITGAYIALVLALKKLKKDKLIDTIPVRDYVAAISVGILDGKTNILDLDYAEDSTASVDLNVVKTGSGGYVEIQGTAERDPFSETQLNAMLKLAGKGIAQLVEIQKKAIGPL from the coding sequence ATGGATAGACCGAGTGAACGCGGATTCGATGAGATCAGAAAAGTCAAAGTGGTGAAAAACTACACCATGCACCCACACGGTTCGGTCCTGATTCAAATGGGCAATACAAAAGTGATTTGCGCCGCCACTGTGGAAGAAAAAATTCCGCCGTTTCTTCGAGGCAAAGATTCCGGATGGGTCACCGCTGAATATTCCATGCTACCCTCCGCCACCAACACGCGATCTCCGAGAGAAGCTTCGCGCGGCAAACTGACCGGGCGCACCCAGGAAATCCAGCGCCTCATTGGCCGCTCCCTGCGAACCGTCGTCGATTTGAAGGCGCTGGGCGAACGCACCATCTGGCTCGACTGCGACGTCATCCAGGCCGACGGCGGCACGCGATGCGCGTCCATCACCGGCGCCTACATCGCCCTCGTACTCGCCTTGAAAAAACTCAAGAAAGACAAACTGATCGATACGATCCCCGTTCGAGATTATGTCGCCGCCATCAGCGTCGGCATACTGGACGGGAAAACCAACATCCTCGACCTCGACTATGCCGAAGATTCCACCGCCAGCGTTGATTTGAATGTCGTCAAAACGGGAAGCGGCGGCTACGTCGAAATTCAAGGCACTGCCGAGCGCGACCCTTTCAGCGAAACGCAATTGAACGCCATGCTGAAATTAGCAGGTAAAGGCATCGCTCAATTGGTGGAAATTCAGAAAAAAGCAATCGGCCCCCTATAG
- a CDS encoding endonuclease III yields the protein MDDASLTLAMRRLKKAMTGLQTPVVVSIGQGGDPFRVLLSCLLSLRTRDETTGPASERLFQLGDSPRKLLKHDVSAIETAIYPVAFFRNKAKTILELCRELEEVHSGKVPNSLEGLLKLKGVGRKTANLTYTLGFGGMGICVDIHVHRIVNRWGYVATETPDDTEEGLRKRLPRRYWKGLNDLLVTFGQNICRPASPFCSRCPVEEICAKTGVTRSR from the coding sequence ATGGATGACGCCTCATTGACGCTTGCGATGCGTCGCCTGAAGAAGGCGATGACGGGTTTGCAGACGCCTGTCGTGGTTTCGATCGGGCAGGGCGGCGACCCTTTTCGCGTCCTGTTGAGCTGTTTGCTGAGTTTGCGGACCCGGGACGAGACGACGGGCCCGGCATCGGAGAGGCTTTTTCAGTTGGGGGACAGCCCTCGAAAACTCCTCAAACATGATGTTTCGGCGATTGAAACGGCCATTTATCCGGTAGCATTTTTCAGGAACAAAGCGAAGACCATACTGGAATTGTGCCGGGAATTGGAAGAAGTTCACTCGGGCAAGGTTCCGAATTCGCTGGAGGGACTGCTCAAGCTGAAGGGGGTGGGGCGTAAAACCGCGAACCTGACCTACACGTTGGGCTTTGGCGGCATGGGCATTTGCGTGGATATCCATGTGCACCGGATCGTGAACCGCTGGGGTTATGTCGCAACGGAAACGCCGGATGATACGGAAGAGGGATTGCGAAAACGTCTGCCGCGACGCTACTGGAAAGGACTCAACGATCTGCTGGTGACCTTTGGGCAGAACATCTGCCGACCCGCTTCGCCCTTTTGCAGTCGTTGTCCCGTTGAAGAAATCTGTGCAAAGACGGGCGTGACTCGCTCCCGGTGA
- the ilvN gene encoding acetolactate synthase small subunit — MQHTISVLVVNRFGVLSRISGLFSGRGFNIESLNVAETSEPGISRMTIVTRGDDSKIEQITKQLNKLVDIIKVIDLTEEKFVDRELVLIKMHAEAKAREEILRIVDIFRAKIVDVSANTYTVEITGHEAKIQGFIELLEPFGIKEIVRSGRIAISRGNKSIN, encoded by the coding sequence ATGCAACATACAATTTCCGTTTTGGTCGTCAACCGATTTGGAGTCCTCTCCAGAATATCGGGATTATTCAGTGGCCGCGGTTTCAACATTGAAAGCCTCAATGTTGCCGAAACCAGCGAACCCGGTATTTCCAGAATGACTATCGTCACACGCGGCGACGACAGCAAAATCGAACAAATCACCAAGCAACTGAACAAGTTGGTAGACATTATCAAAGTCATCGATCTCACAGAAGAGAAATTTGTGGATCGGGAACTCGTCTTGATAAAAATGCACGCCGAGGCCAAAGCGCGCGAAGAAATCCTGCGCATTGTAGATATCTTCCGGGCAAAAATTGTCGACGTGAGCGCCAACACATACACGGTTGAGATCACGGGTCACGAAGCAAAAATACAAGGCTTCATAGAACTACTGGAGCCCTTTGGAATTAAGGAAATCGTACGCTCCGGGCGAATTGCCATCAGCCGGGGCAACAAATCCATCAATTAA